One Mugil cephalus isolate CIBA_MC_2020 chromosome 17, CIBA_Mcephalus_1.1, whole genome shotgun sequence genomic window, ATTCAGTTCTTTTTACGTTTATTTGCTCTTCATTTTCAGATTGATTACACCGGTGTGGACATTGACAGTCCATGCTACACCTGTGCTAAGAACGTCAGCTGGAACAGCACAACGCCGTGCGTCTGCTCCATGGACTTCACATTACAGCAGCCATTTGAGGTGAGCTCAGGTTCTACAGTGACTTCCAGTAATGTAGACCTAATGAATAATACATGCTCTCAGTTTCAAGACTGAGAGTGCTGCTCGGGCAAAAAAGGGGAACAAATCTGTGGCCTTGACATTGATTGACCATTAAGAGCTATTTTGAGTCCAAAGAAAGAACACTCGAGGTTTATTTAGAAGCTTATAACCATTGATTATTGCGGTTTTGAAGTGTGCAGTCTTCAGACTTTTAAAGCTTTTGGTGCcagaaaattgtgggggaaatttaaaaaatatatatataaaaaatgtctaatcaactaaatattttgcgacccctcctgCACCCCCCGTCCACTCCAGACCTATGTTTTAGAGTTCAAAACTCACCTTTTTGTTTTACCTTACTGAACTACTTACTGTCCTTTAAATGAGTTTGCATCTAATgccatctctcctctctctcagaGCAACGTCTTTATGTACTACGGCTTATCCAACTTCTATCAGAACCACCGACGCTACGTGAAGTCCAGAGATGACAGCCAGTTGAACGGTGACGCATCGGCTTTGCGGGTAAACTAGAACAATTGTTTTGCGTCTATCTATCGTGCAGAGAATTCAGTACAATGTCTCCTCCATTTGTTGAACATGTTTGCTTTTAACAGAACCCCAGCAAGGAGTGTGAGCCGTACCGGTCAAGTGAAGGACTTCCTATTGCTCCATGTGGGGCAATAGCTAACAGCCTTTTCAATGGTGAGTCATTTTTTACCATCAGCTCTCCAAACATTGACCCTGTTCATGTACTCATCTGAAGTCCACTGACTTCCCCTTGACTTCAGTTTGCAGAAGTTTAGCTCATTTGCCGTATGTACTTAAAGCTGAAATGATGCTGAATGTAATGCTTTTACGTTGCAGACACTCTGGAGCTCTATCTTAATAATCCCAATGGCAGCAGAATTACAATTCCGCTGGTAAAGAAGGGAATAGCGTGGTGGACGGACAAGCACGTGAAGTTCAGGAATCCTGGTGGAAACACCAACCTTACTGTGGCTTTCCAAGGTGATTTTTGTACATAGGATGTTTTACACTAGTTAACGCTCAACTTTCTGTGGCTTAATCTTAATCTTGTCTCGACGGGTAGGCACAGCTAAACCGGTGAACTGGAGGAAGCCAGTGTACGAGTTGGACCCGTCAGATCCTGAGAACAACGGCTTCATCAATGAGGACTTCATTGTGTGGATGCGCACCGCAGCATTGCCCACCTTTCGGAAGCTCTATCGCATCATCCAGAAGAAATCCAGCACCACCCCAACTTTACCCAGTGGAAAATACACCTTGGAAATCACTTACAGTATCCTTTTTATGCCAACCATGAAATCAAGAGGAGTAGGCTGGTGTGAAAAGTATTAACGTTTATGCATTTGCACCAGATAAGGCCAGCTGcatactcatttatttttagctgtgttGATGCCTGGGCCTATTCCAAGTCCTGACTTAAAGCAGGACGTTGGGGTCAGCATGACATAAGTTTTGCCATCATATATGTGGTTCTGCTCCCAATTTGTGAAATTGATGCATGCTGCAACTATTGTGTGTGAGTCCTCCAGATGAGTGTAAAGTTATGGAATAAGAACAACTTTTCATCTGTCGTCTGTTAATGCCAGCTGTACACAAGTGACTGTAATTGAAGCCTTTCACAGAACCATTGAAGAAGCATCCTTTGAAACTGCAGGGAAAAGAGCAAACACTGTGAGGGTCCTCATAGGACAATGATTGTTCTGAACAAAAGTGCTCAGCTTCAAACATTGCAAGGATTGTTTTCTGATCTTGTGAGAAAACAGCTGCTTCACTAAGTATAGCAAGACTGGGGGAAGACAATGACGCACACACTGCTTATACTTAATGCATTCATGATGTGTTAGTTGCTGATGTGAAGACTGTCTCTGcccttgaatttttttttctttaacaccATGTGATCAGATTACCCTGTGCTCAGCTTTGATGGTCGCAAGCGAATGATCCTGAGCACCATTTCCTGGATGGGAGGAAAGAACCCCTTCCTGGGCATCGCCTACATCACCGTGGGCTCCATCTGCTTCTTCCTGGGTGTGGTCCTTCTCATCATCCACCATAAATATGACACCCGCAACAACAGTGCTGATATTCCAAACTAAACGTTTCTTGCATCAGGAGCTCCGCTTTCTGCATGCATGGGTGACCCTGTAAGGGTCTGGACTGCTTGTTGATTTTAGCTTGAATACACTGTAAATGTCTTCTGTGTAACGGCAGTTCTGTCTGAAGTGTCTCATCAAAGCTATGTCTGTGTGTAGGGCAtctgtgtgtctctttgcaTTTACTGAGAatgtcatttcctgtctttggattttttttttttatcttctatTTATCTATACAGTatcaaagtgttttgttttagcaGTGCTTTGCGAATGGCTTAATTATTGAACGACGTATGCAATTTTAATgcaacttattttttctccatattATGTGCTGTAAACTGTCCTGCTGATGAATGTACCATATTTCACTGACATACCTCTGTGTTTTTGAGATTACCTTGAATATAGAATTGGATAATCATCACTAGTTTGCTGTTAATTATGGTAAGCATTGATGTTAAGCAAGAAGTATTTAATCCTTGGAGAATCATTGAATATTTATGACAAGTAGCACCAAAAGCATGGTTATCGTCTGTTATTTGGCATACTTGACCTTGAGCTTCTTAAATTACAATATCTATGAAGTTTGGAACATTATACAATGCAGCTATATCCAGTATTCCTAATTTCAAGAGGGCAGTGTCTCTGGATGAATAGAGCACaataatactttatttttgAAAACGGTGGCCAGAgtgttaaattatatttcatCATCGATGTTGACCTAATGATATGCACTTTAAACGTGTAACATCTGTTAGATCTCTCCCATGTTTCACCTCATCTTTGGTTCCAATTCTGCGTtcttgatttattattaatgaaaaaaCGATTGAAATTTAAATTCGTGTTTTTTTATATGAGGTTTGTAGGGTCCAATTAAAGAACCTGGTCGATGTGCTGGCGTCATCTATTTTTTAGTATAACACCATAACAGCTGCCAAATGTGTATATTTAGTTTAtcaattttttaattaatgttaatataCTGGAAACATTGACTGAAAATAGCTCAGTTTACGTGACCGGAAGTGACGGAGCGCGTAAAGGATTGTGGGTATCAAGGCTGTCAGTGTCCGtccttgtgctgtttctttAGCTGTAGGCTTTACTCAACAAATATATCCAAAATGTACAGGCAACTTATGGTAAGAgagacatttaatttattgtatttactaAAATAATCCAACTTAGACATTTACATGTTGTTTGGGGCGACTTATTATCACTTATTACTTATTATCGTAAGCGTCTAGTTGGTTCCCGGTTCTAGCGGTTTCTATTTAAACTCATTAAAATTAGCCTAATGTTAGCTTTGAGAAGAGTAAAATCATTTAAGTAAAGATTATTAATTACGTACAAAATACGTGCATTACGCTGGTCATATGATATTACTCTTACCTGTATATAACTAACTTAAAGCTAACGCACAGAGCCAGCTAGCCACCTGCTGACTACTGCaacaagtgttttcatttttatactcgtAGTGACTTTGGTTGACTTTATGAACCAAGCACATACTCGTTGAAAAGTCGAATATTTACACGTGTCCTCGTGTCATTTAGTTCATACATGCTCGTGAAAGAGCCAGGGAAAGTCAGGGAAAGTCATGTAAGTTAAGTAAGTTAAGGTCAGTGCGAGAAAAGTTTGTATAACTTAATAATGCAAAGAAGAGGACGAGAACATTCATGCAGCTATGTATCCACTTCCCCACCTTACGGCTTCCTGTCCAAATTTATGCATGTGTAACAAGTAAATGAAAACCGATTACCAGGCCAGGAATAAGCGCACTCAAAATGTCACCGGTAAATGTCAGTGACACCACTGACTGAGTGGACAACTCTACGTCTCTGTGCAATGTAAAGGTTTGACCAGCAGATGTCACCATTTACCTCTAATTGATTACGAACTGACTCTTGTCATAGGTTATTTGATTATCTGAGTTAATCATAATTATTATACACTGTATGTCATGCTTAGATCATAACTGCTTAAATATGTTAAATCCTCACTGTGCAAGTGCTTGTGCAATCAGGGCCTTCGACAGCTTTCTGGGCGGACCATCACCCCCAGTGCCCGCAGACAGATTAGCAACACTGTGAAGGAACAGCAGAAACTGTTTCAGGTAAGATTAATTTGTCCATGCCTGGCCTATCCTATGTACCAGTGTAAACTCTAGACGGGTCCTTAGGTTGAACTGTCTTCTTATCTAAACACAGGCTTTATAATAGTTTTGGAATGAAGCTGGTTTGATGCGTATTCACATCTAGATGCCTACAAgggcatatatatatgtgccaCCAGAAGGAACCATAAAGTGTATACAACAACCAGCAACAAGTCATCATACTCTTTTGTCTCTGAGTTCCTCTTGTGCTCAGAAAGTTCTCAGACTAAAGCAGGACCTAAAACGTGTAACCATTTTCACTTCCTCCAGTGTGGACCCATGAATAAGGGTTTTTCAAGGGTAATGGGAACTATGAAAAGATTCCTGTGGTCTAAAAGCggcttttgtttttgccatATAGTTTTCAGCAGTGTGAGGCCAACACACATTCTGAGCTTTAGGacacattttagaaaataaatgtgtttagtGTAGAATTTAATGAGGATTTAACGTGAAGTGAAGAACCACATTTGATAATGACTactgataatgataatattgAAGCTTCTATTGTATTTCCAGGCTCTGGGGACAGAATCTAATTTTATCCTCTTTGTAGCCTGACAGATAAGTATCATTGAGTTTCACTCTATACTGTAACTGACCTTTCCTGTAGCCGGGGCTGGAGTTAAACTAATTATGCTTTCAACCTACTAATTAAATAGCCATTGCTAAATCAACATTCCAGTGTGGTAGGCTTTGCTGAGCTTGCATAGCGCTAGATATTACTGTAGCTGTAGTTGACAAATGACCTACCCTTGCTGCTAAATCCCAGCACAAGCACTGCTTCATTGCATACTGTACTGTATACCATAATTTAATTGCTGTGGTTAACCGGAGATGAACCCTTTGCCAgtgagctggaaaaaaaaaaatctccggAAAAAGGAGATGGTTGTATGAAACATGAAACTTTTGCtcacattagtttttttttaaaaaaatcactgcaAAGCTGAAAGTACTTCAAACACGTGAAGATAAACTTTCTTCACAAACCTCTGAAGCTTGGTTATCTTTTTCAAACAATAACCTCCCTTCATTCTTCTGTCTTTGAACAGGAGGATAACGGTATGCCCGTCCATCTGAAGGGCGGGTCAAAGGACGCTGTGCTCTACAGAGCCACAATGACTCTCACTGTGTTTGGTATGCCAGCATTCGCCTGAGATTTGTTGAGTCAGGCTCATTTTGCTCAGTTTGCTCAGTTTTCAGGATAAAACGCTCTGCATACCCATGACTTGTGTTACACTGAAATCATCTTTGAAAAAGGAATTACTGTAATTCAATCATGTATTGTTTGAATTTCTGAAAATATGTGTACATTGTACCCCAGTGTATTACTTGTTTCATCTCTTTACAGGGATTGGATTTGTTGTTTATGAGCTGTTGAGCGCTGCAATGCCCAAGAAGTCACAGTGAAGCTGGATTGCCGTGCTGGATGTTATCGTCAACAATACTTGAAGCAACTACACAGATGCCGTGTGCGGTTTCATCAACTCTCTGTTGTGCAGATTTGATTACAAATGATAACCGTATGACTCATGTTTAAGGTCAGTATTTACTGATTGTACAAATCATGAAcggcaaataataataaagaccgATATTATTAAAtgttgccactttttttttttgaaactctTACAAACAAATGTGCTTCATTTTTACAGGTGTCATGATCATTATCATAATTTAGTAAACAGATCACAAACAGTTTGTTCCAGACTATCCCAAAGAAACTTGATAAGTTTgcgatctagtgaatttggaggccaggtccacaccttgtgccgttcttattgttttttttgttgttcctcctttttttttgaatgtgtgcctgtgtcaggctgcatcctgctgggaatggctgctgccattaagaagtgttgctgtggggtgggggtgtctggtctggtcttggtgggtggtacacatttaagtaacatccatatgaatgctaggtccaaaagttgcccagcaggacattgaattatcacaagatggtcgatgttatttacttctaccgTCAGATGGTTTATTCTTGGGGCTGATTTGGTGTATAGGTTAATGGATATAGATACTCAAACGataaaacacatacataaatgcagacacacattaaTAAGTACTTGCataacataaatgaataaatagttgAAATACAAAATGATTATGTATATctgcaaataaaagcaaatgaacAAATAGTTGTGGGACTATGCGATAAGTAAATGTCGAAATACAGAAATTATAGTTACACATAGAAAGTTATATTTAAGATATCAGTTtaaatttatctttttatacaACCAAGaagtgtttatttacttttatttacttaattacGCACGCCAATGTCGTTATTACCTAGTGTAAGTTTGTATTTTCAGCGCTAGAGGGCGCCACAAACCTACCGGTCAGGAAGGGAGAAGCTGGGTAGACGGCTGAAATAGTTTGTCATCCCCAACAAAAGTTAATTCTCCATTGATGCTTCACTCTATAAATAAACCTGGAAATTAAACTTCACGACGTGCGCCTATGTCTTAAAGCATATTGGAAGTATTATAAAACATGGTcatgttatatataaaaaaatatatatatatagaccctacatatattttatatttttttttacaaagcgGAAAAAAGGGTGAAATTTTTTCCAGTGGCCATCTGAATAAATAACCTGGATAAGGTTGCCTGTTGCGCAAACAAAACACTTCCCGCAGCATGCGGGGTTGCCTGGCCAACTATGGCCCTGCTGTGAAATCCCATTGACTCTGGAAACTCATTAAATCGCCAGACCAAAGGGTTgtaaggggaaaaaatgtaatttccaaTCGGTCTTAGCGGGGGGATATAGTATATCAAGTGAAAGGCAGTGCTTTCGTAAGAAGCCCATATGATGGTAAATTGAGAGTTGGGAACTGCCCCCCTATTAAGTAGCCGATGGTGGAAAGATTCTTCCCACTTGGAGAGAGGCTTTTCCTTCTTGGACAGCTGCTGGCGGAGCTTCCAGTagccagagagagagcagagagaggggtCCAGCCGCAGCTCCTGAAATTTACTTTCCAGAGAGGGGGAGGCTTCAAGTAGGCTGCTCTCACATTTGGTCTGTTCGATCTTTTTTGGGGGAACTTGAATTGGtgagtagtattttttttttctttttattaataaaCGACTTACTTCGACATTTAGAAGAAACTTTTTCCCCCTTCACAAAAACATTGGTGATTCTTTCGCAGTCTTAAATTATGGTGCGTTTTCGCCACCAGTTACTTTAGATTATTTTAGATAGATCTAAGTTAAATTTTAGCAGCAGTTGGGGCTTTAAAAAACTTGTTGAGCAAAGTCAAATATCAAGATTAGACATTAGACGCTCGATCACTTTGttaaatgaaaagtgaatgaaaaggcaaataataataataatgaataataaattgtGGCCTGAACAGCTCAAGACAAGAAAAATTCGGATGATTTTGTTTGATTTCCTAGTTTCTTTTAGATGAGCCCCTTGTGTCCGAGGGGCCAGGGGATTCATTTCGGCCCCTGTAACTGTAATGTTCCTTTGTGCGCACCAGGCGGAGCGCAAAGCCCGTGTTTAAGACTCGAGAGGCAGTACAGCGTGTAGATGTATCTAAAATGCATTACTtacccttttatttatttaaaaaaaaaaaacaaaaaaactgtctaCATTATCTCGGTTTAGCGGAGATAATGGTTTATTAAATAAACCTACAATATATAAGTCCACGTAAAAGCTAACCTACCATCCCTTATTAATTTAGGAATGGTAGTAATATAGAATTAAATTTAGTCAAAGAGAAGGTGTACAAAGTTAAGAAAGCAAATTAATCTTTACTGAATGATGCAACTGTAACAAAAAGAGCTGTAATAGAAATTACCCAAATACACTGAAATACAACAGTACCTGTAATCAGACTTTTTGGTGACCTTCGAAGTCCCAGTGCTCAGCCAGTGAGCTGCCAAAGTGATCAAATTCCAGTGTATGTTCatgaaaatcaaatcagatTAGCATGCCTTAAAACTTTCAGCCTTCCAGCACCGAATACCTGCAGTGCAGAAAGTCTCTACCTCGGGGCTGGGCGTCATCTGAAGGTAGCAAGGTGTGGCACTTACTGTGTAAAGGTGTCTACCATCTTGCCAGGAAATTTATAATTCCGTAATTAGATGATGactcttttttaatttttagcatGTGTCATACATTATGTAATAGTAGTTAATGGGCCTTCTAAATGTACACTCAGCAATAAGTCAGACAAACTGAGCTAGAGCTGCAGCTTAAACTCATTATCCCTCTGTCCTCAGACTGATTGATGCACTGCTGACCCTTTAAGGCTAAACATGAAGCTAGGGCTGTCTCTGGCCACGGCTGCCTTCCTTGCAGCCCTGCTGTCCTCCATAGATGCACAAGGTAAAAGAAAGCCCCCGGCCTCACCACTCTTACATACACTATCCAACCCTGTCTCCTGAACTTCTCCCTCTCTACTTTCACCTTCTGTCTCAACTGGTTATTTACATTGCAGGAGTCGTCACTTTGAAAAGCCGAACTGTTTGTGCTGTTACCCTGAATAAAGTTGTTCTCATTTCACGTGTATGCTACTTGACTATGCAACTGATTCACTTTCTTGCCTTCATCCCTCATTTGTAGCACATTCTGTCAGATTTATTGGTCAGGCGTCGTTACGGGATTTGTTGCAAGCTCCAATCCGGATTCCATTTGCTTGTGTTCAAGTTGTAATTTCAGCCGTTTAAAGCAATACTTCAGGAGCAATTTTCTCATTCAGATTTGGCAAAATGTGAGCAACCAAGCGTGCTAAGGTTTACTTCGTTTCCAATTTCTAATTAaatgcatagcaacagcagagCAGAACAAAAGTCACTTCATGGCTAATGTTCCCCCATAAATGTTTCAGCAGGGCTGttgctgttttggttttatgatGGCAAGTCTCTGCACTTTTTCCTAAAGCTGAAACGGGAAGACAGCCAAATCCTCTGTAATTAAGCACAGAAATGTTAGATCACATATTTGTACCTTATTATAATTATGTTGAGGATGTAGTAGGAGCTTGTAAACCTGTGTACCTTCCTCTGCAATGTTTTATGTGATGGTTGCAGCTGTaagtaaaactgtgttttaagtCATTAAATTTCACGTGAAACAATAGTTAAAATGTGGAAGTAGAGTAAGGTCATACAAATTACATAAAACAGCTCAACAGTAAAATAACTAAACGaaaagtgtttaattcaatttgctattatttattcaaatatttaaagcaaAAGTACCCACCCAGAAGTTTTTTTCTATTAACTTAGATTAAAAACTTTCCTTTACAGCTTTGGTTTTCTTCCTTTATTGTTTTAGTGGAAGTAATGCTATTGCTGTACATGTCACTTACACTTAGATGTCAATGACCATTCTAGTAGAAGCAGTAGATTTGACAGAaaattacttattttaatttcatatgcAAACACTTGACTCCTTAGTAATGGGAAATATGGAAATATGCTATGGAaaccccttttttcccccctttgaaAGCCTTCTCGCGTAGTGCAGAGCAGTCTACTCTTGCATATCTCCGCTAACGGGATGGAAAGATGAAATACGAGAAGAGCAAATTAATCCTCAGACAGCTCAAAGACAAAGAGCCTTTCTCGGGCTTCTTTGCGGGCATTCGCGAAAACGCTGAGTTGCAAGACATATGGAAAGTTAATATGCAGTAATGTTTAATGTCAGCACATGTTGCGGAATTACTTTGGCATCTGTCCTGCCTCTTTGGGAGAGTCGGTGTTCTTTCCTCCTCCTATTGGTCTCTCCTCCTGGCAGCAGCTCAGGTCAGGATCGCTGACTGGCTGGCTGGTTGGAGAGTGAGGTAACACGACAGTAGCCAGACTCTACCCCCCCAACCActcacccaccaccaccacccgagAGCCAGGGGTGTCCTATATTTGGGGCTGATGGGACAGATATCCTTAAAACAAGGTCAACCACAAGGTCCAAATAACACACCAGACATTGTTATTGTGAAAAACCCACCTTTGTTACAAAAGCATAATTTAAAACCAGAGGGACAGGGGTATGGTGAGAGAAACTGTAACTAATGAAAATGCTCAGATCGCCTCGCCGTGGACAAACGTTGAAGCAGCCGACGCTTCATGCAACTGAAgatcaaccaaaaaaaagagaaaaaaagtcacttttCCACTCACTGCGCATACTCACATTGATccacacaccaacaaacacatccTTGCCCCCTTACCATTTGGTGTTGGAGATGAGTTCTCGTGGAGGGCGAACACAGTCCATCGGGGCTCCTTGAGTTGATATGCCAGGTTGGTGATCCTCCAATCCCAGTTTTTAAGCACTTGGTGGGCTCCTGTTTGTCATCTGCCTGCGCACTCAGTGTGTCCCAAGCTATGGCTTCCTCCTCATAGTGTATTTTACAATGATATTCTTGCCTCCCATGGCACTCTCATTAACATTTAGCATGCACCCATAAGGCTCATATTGCTAATGCCTTGCCATGTAGTGCATGCTCAGTTATCTGCCATCATCTCCATCATGGTATGCTACCACTGTGGACAAATTAAGACTTTAGGTAAGCACTTCAATCCCATGGAGAACATGTTGCGATAACCTCATTAACATTATTCTATTAACTCATTATTGTAATTCTCTCATTTCATTAATTATGTtaagtattttgttttatttttttttgccatgaaacataattgtttttatgttctACATATAACTGCATGCAATGTGCAAGACTTTAGAATTAAAGGTGCCCTccattaattattaatacataactgaaacacaaaatgtaaGCTAATATTGATGGTTTTCTTGAAAGTAATTAACAGCTCTAATATGTAGATGTGTCATTTATGCATGTAATTCCTCAGACCCAACGTTAACACTCTACGTAACACTCGAACTTCCTCTACTTTGACCCTCCATGATTTGTCAGAAAgaatatcattttaaaatatgtttgtcatttctctctgtgtggtcCCAACTGTACATGGAAAACTACTGTCCAGTCAATCAAAGTTGTTGAGTCTAACAACTTTCTCATGTACACGATGCATGGCGCTGTGATCAAGTCAGCTCGATGTAAAGGCGCGTGGTCTTGTCACACTGTGTATGTTTTCTTGTATTCATTTCAGTGTACACACTTTCTTtgattgtcaaaaaaaaaaaaaaaaggtctctcGTGCCTTCTCATGCATTATGCTGCCAGTGAAAAAGTACACAAGAGTCTCCGGCGACGAATTGTGTATTCTTTTTAAAAGGTTTGCAATGGATGTGTGCCAACTCACTTGTGCAAAGAGTCTtaaccaaataaacaacaatgcACTTTTGAAGTCTCTGAAATATGtttatat contains:
- the LOC125023658 gene encoding cell cycle control protein 50A-like encodes the protein MMASSYNAKEEDGHPSGASSHGGPGAVKSKKPDNTAFKQQRLPAWQPILTAGTVLPAFFVIGLIFIPIGIGLYVTSNNIKEFEIDYTGVDIDSPCYTCAKNVSWNSTTPCVCSMDFTLQQPFESNVFMYYGLSNFYQNHRRYVKSRDDSQLNGDASALRNPSKECEPYRSSEGLPIAPCGAIANSLFNDTLELYLNNPNGSRITIPLVKKGIAWWTDKHVKFRNPGGNTNLTVAFQGTAKPVNWRKPVYELDPSDPENNGFINEDFIVWMRTAALPTFRKLYRIIQKKSSTTPTLPSGKYTLEITYNYPVLSFDGRKRMILSTISWMGGKNPFLGIAYITVGSICFFLGVVLLIIHHKYDTRNNSADIPN
- the LOC125023659 gene encoding cytochrome c oxidase subunit 7A2, mitochondrial-like, which translates into the protein MYRQLMGLRQLSGRTITPSARRQISNTVKEQQKLFQEDNGMPVHLKGGSKDAVLYRATMTLTVFGIGFVVYELLSAAMPKKSQ